The sequence below is a genomic window from [Synechococcus] sp. NIES-970.
CATTGCGTAGCTTTTGGATCAGCTCAACGGCTTTATATTCCTTGGTTTTAGCCAGCTTCTTACCAGTAACCCTGTAGCCAAAACCTACACCCCCGATATGTTCACCTTGGGATTTTTTGTGTTGTAGAGCCGCGCTAGTCCTTTCTCCAATGGTTTCTCTCTCCCATTGAGCCACACTCATCAAGACATTGAGAACCAGGCGGCCCGAGGCGGTGCGGGTGTCTACCTGCTCAGATACAGACATCAGAGAGAATTTATCTGCGAAATAATTCTCTAGCAGCCAATCGAGATCCTTAACAGAACGGGTAAGGCGATCGAGCTTAACGATTACCATCGCTTTCACATCGCCACTGTCTAACATTCCAAGGGCTTTCTCCAAACCAGGGCGCTGTAGGCTTTTCGCGCTCACCCCGGCATCAATGACAATCTCTACCAGTTCGACATCGTACAACCCGGCATAGGCTTCTAGTTTAGCCTTCTGGGCATCTAGGCTCACGCCCTGGGTTGCCTGCTCTTCTGTGCTGACTCTGATGTATCCGATGGCTTTCATGGCTTGGGTTTAATTGTTAGATTGATCCTTAAAAAAATAATACCTTAAATATATAAAGGTTTAATACCTTAATTGAATTACTGGATGCTTGAAGTCTTGAAATCCCAAGTATCCTAGCGATATAAAAGAAAACCCATAAAGGTTTAATGCCTTAATGCTTTAATGATTATTTCTGTATTCAATTTCAAAGGGGGGGTAGGAAAATCTACTACCGTCGCCAACTTAGGGGCAGCCCTAGCCACCCAAAAACGAAAAGTCTTAGTAATTGATCTTGATGCTCAAAGAACATTAAGTTTCTCTCTGGCAACGGAGGGAAAATACCCAACAGTGATCGATTGGCTTAATGGATCTAACCAAGCGATTGAAACCAGTCGTCATAACCTCTGGGCGATCGCCGGAAGTTTTGAGATTCTAAACTACCCGATGACTGAAGGCTTAATGGCAAAAACCCTTAAACGTTTAATAGGTTATGATGTGATTCTATTAGACTGCCCGCCTGCGATTAACGCGATTTCAGTGGAAGCGATTTTGAATTGCGATCGCCTCATTATCCCCATCGTCTCCGAGCCGGCAGTGATCAAAGGATTAGCCGAAGCGGTAGAGCTGGTGAGGGAGGAAGATCCTAATTTGCCTATCGATGTCCTTCGGGGTCGTTACCGTTCGCGGTTAGTGATTACCAAGGAATATGACGGGATGCTCGAAAACGGAGCCAAGGATCTAGGGTTCAATCTGCTCAAAACGACGATTCCCGAAAATGTGGCGATCGCCGAAGCGGTTTCTACCCAAGTCTCGGTACTGGATTACGCGAAAAATAGTATCGGAGCCAAAGCCTTCAGAAAGTTAGCAAAGGAAATTATTCATGGGTAGACTCAAACAAACGGGCCTCGGAGATAAATCTGGGTTAAGCCAAGACGGTATGGCGAAACCTGAACGCAAAACTTCTGGACGGAAACAGACAGAAGTCTTAGTACCCATCAATATCAAAATCCCTAGGGCATCTAAGCAATGGCTTGCGGATAAAGCGCAACAGGTGAGGGATAACAACACTGATCCTGTTCCCCCAAAGGAGCGGGTTTACCCTCAACATCTGATCAATCTGGCGATCGCCCTGCTCCAAGATACGGATATCGATTGGTCTAGCGTCCGCAGTATCCAAGATTTAGAGAGGCAATTAGACCTATAAAAGTCTAAGAGGTTAAAGATTTTAACCTTAGTTGCCATGGCGATCGTCGTCTCGAATCTTCATAATAATTGGAGCTGTAAAAGGAATCGGGTAATATTTCTGGGTTCTCTATTCCCCCGGCCATGTTTGAGCAGACCTTTAAAAATATTGATGATGTGCTTCGGAAAGAGGCGGGCTGTGCGACGGAGCTTGATTATGCGGAACAGATTTCCTGGATTCTCTTTCTGAAATATTTGGATGATTTGGAGACGGATCGGGAAAGTAAGGCTCTTTTAACTGGGGAAACTTATGAGCCGTTATTGGATGAGCCGTATCGCTGGAAATCATGGGCTTACCCAAAAGATGAAAAAGGGGAATTATTGAAAACAGCACCCGTTGGGCAAGATCTGATCGAGTTTGTTGATAAGGAACTATTTCCTTATTTCCGGGCATTTAAGGACTACGTAGAACCGGGCACTTTCGGGGCGAAGATTGGTGAAATCTTTTCGGGGGTCAGCAATAAATTTCAGAGTGGTTACAATCTCCGAGACGTTTTAGAAAGCATTGATGGGCTTCAGTTTCAGACCCAGCAGGAAAAACATGAACTGTCTGACCTCTACGAAACGCGCATCAATAACATGGGAAATGCGGGACGTAATGGTGGGGAATATTACACGCCACGTCCTCTGATTCGGGCAATGATTAGGGTGATTAAGCCGCAGCTTGGGGAGACGATCTACGATGGGGCGTGCGGTTCGGCGGGGTTCCTTTGTGAAGCCTATGAGTTTTTGCGTCCGATGGTGAACAGTGCGGCGGAATTGGAACGACTCCAAACGGCGACGCTCTACGGTAAGGAAAAGAAGGGGTTAGCCTACATCATCGGGGTGATGAATATGATCCTCCATGGGATCGAGACGCCAAATATTACCCAAGCAAATACCCTTGCTGAGAATATCCAAGATTTTCAAGAGAAGGATCGCTTCGATGTGATCCTTGCTAATCCGCCGTTTGGGGGTAAGGAACGGGCGGAAATCAAGCAAAATTTCACGATCTCCACAGGGGAGACGGCATTTCTATTTCTACAGCATTTTATTAAGCGGCTTAAGGCCGGAGGTCGGGCGGCGATCGTCATTAAGAATACGTTCCTGTCGAATGCGGATAATGCGTCACGGGCGTTACGGCAGGAGCTTACGTCGTCCTGTAATCTCCATACGGTGTTGGATTGTCCGGCGAAAACGTTCCTAGGGGCGGGGGTGAAGACGGTTGTCCTATTTTTTGAGAAGGGGAAACCGACGGAAAAAATTTGGTTTTATCAGCTTGATGTGGGTCGGAGTCTGGGGAAAACGAATCCGCTCAATGATGATGATCTAAAGGAATTTGTCGAGTTTCAATCAACTTTTAAGGAGTCGGAACGGTCTTGGTTTTTGGATCTGAAGGATGTTGACCCGGAATCGTTTGATCTGTCGGTAAAGAATCCGAATGCGCCGGAGGATGACCCGTTACGGGAACCGGAGGAGATTTTAGCGGAAATTGCAGATCTTGATCAAGAAAGTGCGGAAATTTTAGCGGCGATCGGGGAGATGTTGGCATGAAGTGGGAAGTAAAACCTTGGAGAGATATTGTTGAAATAAAAAGTGGTCGCAACCAAAAAGATGTAAAAAATTCTGACGGCAAGTATCCCATATATGGTAGTGGTGGAATTATGGGATATGCAGATAATTTTATTTGTGATGAAGGAACCACAATAATCGGTCGTAAGGGAACTATTAATAAACCTATTTTCGTAGAAGAAAAATTTTGGAATGTTGATACAGCCTTTGGATTAATACCTTCAAAAATAATTGATCATCGATTTCTATTTTATTTTTGTCTTGGATATGACTTCACAAAACATGATAAAGGAACGACTTTACCAAGCCTAGTAAAGAAAGATTTGCTGGCTAATGTATTTATGCCAGTTCCACCGATCGCCGAACAAAAACGGATTGTGGAGATATTGGATGAAAGCTTTGCTGGGATTGAAAGGGCAGAGGCGATCGCCCGCCAGAACCTCACCAACGCCCGCGAACTCTTCGACAGCTACCTAAACAAGATTTTTACAGATAAGGCTCATCAATGGAAAAGGGTTAGTATCGTTGAAGCCTGTGAATCGATTATTGATTGTATTAATAAAACAGCTCCTCAAATTGACCAAGAATCTCCATTTAAAATGATTAGAACGACAAATATAAGACATGGAAAGGTTAATCTGGAAAAAGTAAAATATGTTTCTGAAGAGATTTACCTTCAATGGACACGTAGACAAGTTCCTAAAAAAGGAGACATATTATTAACTCGTGAAGCTCCAATGGGTGAAGTTGGGATGATTGATTCTGAAGACAAAGTTTTTTTAGGTCAAAGAATCGTTTCTTATCGTGTCAATAAAGATAAGTTATTAAATAAATTTTTACTATATGCTTTTATCTCAAAAGACGTACAAGATCAAATTAAATCTTTTGCATCAGGTTCGACAGTTCAACATATGAGAGTCCCTGACACAAAATCCCTAAAAATTTTATTACCGTCACTTTCAGAACAGGAAAAAGTAGTAGAGAAAATTGATGTTGTTTTATCAGAGTCAAAAAAGCTTGAAGAAATTTATCAACGCAAAATAGAAGCCCTTGGCGAGTTAAAACAATCGATATTACAAAAAGCCTTCACCGGACAACTCACCCAGTAGATTGGCTAAAATGTACAAAACAGACAAAACCTAGATTGTCATGCAGAGCTACACCCTCACCGAAGTCCGCAACCAGCACGGCAAAATCTTTGATCGCGCCAAACTCGAACCCGTGCTGATCACCAAACAAAAACGCCCTAGCCACGTCATCCTGTCCGCCGAAGCCTACCAAAAACTAATCGATCACCTCCACGCCCTCACCGGAAAAGATCACCCCCCAGAGCAAGTTTTAGACGAAGAATAACCCCGTACCCCCGGTTTACTTTAAGGCAAACTAAGTGACACATTTTTTGAACCCCTACCC
It includes:
- a CDS encoding site-specific recombinase for integration and excision; this encodes MKAIGYIRVSTEEQATQGVSLDAQKAKLEAYAGLYDVELVEIVIDAGVSAKSLQRPGLEKALGMLDSGDVKAMVIVKLDRLTRSVKDLDWLLENYFADKFSLMSVSEQVDTRTASGRLVLNVLMSVAQWERETIGERTSAALQHKKSQGEHIGGVGFGYRVTGKKLAKTKEYKAVELIQKLRNEGKTLQAIADHLNGEGIQTARGGKWYPMTVSNIIKREERLQA
- a CDS encoding prevent-host-death family protein; amino-acid sequence: MQSYTLTEVRNQHGKIFDRAKLEPVLITKQKRPSHVILSAEAYQKLIDHLHALTGKDHPPEQVLDEE
- the parA_3 gene encoding ATPase, ParA family, with the protein product MIISVFNFKGGVGKSTTVANLGAALATQKRKVLVIDLDAQRTLSFSLATEGKYPTVIDWLNGSNQAIETSRHNLWAIAGSFEILNYPMTEGLMAKTLKRLIGYDVILLDCPPAINAISVEAILNCDRLIIPIVSEPAVIKGLAEAVELVREEDPNLPIDVLRGRYRSRLVITKEYDGMLENGAKDLGFNLLKTTIPENVAIAEAVSTQVSVLDYAKNSIGAKAFRKLAKEIIHG
- a CDS encoding type I N6 DNA Methyltransferase, with the translated sequence MFEQTFKNIDDVLRKEAGCATELDYAEQISWILFLKYLDDLETDRESKALLTGETYEPLLDEPYRWKSWAYPKDEKGELLKTAPVGQDLIEFVDKELFPYFRAFKDYVEPGTFGAKIGEIFSGVSNKFQSGYNLRDVLESIDGLQFQTQQEKHELSDLYETRINNMGNAGRNGGEYYTPRPLIRAMIRVIKPQLGETIYDGACGSAGFLCEAYEFLRPMVNSAAELERLQTATLYGKEKKGLAYIIGVMNMILHGIETPNITQANTLAENIQDFQEKDRFDVILANPPFGGKERAEIKQNFTISTGETAFLFLQHFIKRLKAGGRAAIVIKNTFLSNADNASRALRQELTSSCNLHTVLDCPAKTFLGAGVKTVVLFFEKGKPTEKIWFYQLDVGRSLGKTNPLNDDDLKEFVEFQSTFKESERSWFLDLKDVDPESFDLSVKNPNAPEDDPLREPEEILAEIADLDQESAEILAAIGEMLA
- a CDS encoding type 1 restriction-modification system specificity subunit, which encodes MKWEVKPWRDIVEIKSGRNQKDVKNSDGKYPIYGSGGIMGYADNFICDEGTTIIGRKGTINKPIFVEEKFWNVDTAFGLIPSKIIDHRFLFYFCLGYDFTKHDKGTTLPSLVKKDLLANVFMPVPPIAEQKRIVEILDESFAGIERAEAIARQNLTNARELFDSYLNKIFTDKAHQWKRVSIVEACESIIDCINKTAPQIDQESPFKMIRTTNIRHGKVNLEKVKYVSEEIYLQWTRRQVPKKGDILLTREAPMGEVGMIDSEDKVFLGQRIVSYRVNKDKLLNKFLLYAFISKDVQDQIKSFASGSTVQHMRVPDTKSLKILLPSLSEQEKVVEKIDVVLSESKKLEEIYQRKIEALGELKQSILQKAFTGQLTQ